From a region of the Umboniibacter marinipuniceus genome:
- a CDS encoding 5-guanidino-2-oxopentanoate decarboxylase produces the protein MTQNCGQAMVKLLESYGVDTVFGIPGVHNLELYRGLAESPIRHVLSRHEQGAGFMADGYARTTGKAGVAFVITGPGVSNIATAIGQAFSDSIPMLVVSSVNESWSLGKGAGRLHESKEQLDFTRPVTALSARASSPSEAEQLIHQAFAIFSSARPRPVHIEVPLDILALPVTEMWTAKELPQRPAHLVELERALALVNSAKKPMIIAGGGAVVAAAELQQLAETIAAPVFTSVAAKGVLPSTHSLLAGSLLCVEPGWQMIAEADCVIAVGTELADTDFWRDRIEISANLIRIDVDPEKMTGIYPAKVAMVADSVITLRALNNQLAVREKAAAEERVRQLRAALQDNLPLMYQSHQQVLAAIRDGLSPATVISTDMTQLAYSGNIFYSVEQPNKWLHPTGYGTLGYALPSAIGAAIGEPLPVVVLVGDGGLQYTINELATAAEYLSEQSFIVLMWNNSRLGQIWDDMELRNIEPVAVAMHNPDFELLARGYHFGYQKISQMSEIAATLQRLQAESGCWFVELDANALEQRD, from the coding sequence ATGACGCAAAACTGCGGTCAGGCGATGGTGAAGTTACTGGAAAGCTACGGTGTAGATACCGTTTTTGGTATTCCCGGCGTACACAATTTAGAGCTGTATAGAGGGTTGGCTGAATCCCCTATCCGCCACGTCCTGTCTCGACACGAGCAGGGGGCTGGCTTTATGGCTGATGGTTATGCGCGAACCACTGGGAAGGCGGGTGTAGCATTCGTGATTACCGGACCTGGCGTTAGCAATATTGCCACCGCGATAGGGCAGGCGTTTTCCGATTCAATTCCCATGCTGGTGGTTTCAAGTGTTAATGAATCTTGGAGCTTGGGCAAGGGTGCCGGAAGGTTGCATGAGTCGAAGGAACAACTGGACTTTACCCGGCCGGTGACGGCGCTATCGGCGAGAGCGTCGTCTCCCAGCGAAGCGGAGCAGCTGATTCATCAAGCTTTCGCAATCTTTTCTTCAGCACGACCGCGGCCGGTGCATATTGAGGTGCCATTGGATATCTTAGCACTGCCTGTGACGGAAATGTGGACGGCGAAAGAACTCCCCCAGCGTCCAGCGCACCTAGTAGAGCTGGAACGCGCGCTAGCACTAGTGAATTCTGCTAAGAAACCCATGATCATCGCCGGTGGCGGCGCTGTTGTCGCGGCGGCGGAATTACAGCAACTGGCCGAGACCATTGCTGCCCCCGTGTTTACTTCGGTTGCGGCGAAGGGAGTATTACCAAGCACTCATTCGCTGCTGGCGGGGTCCTTGCTCTGTGTAGAGCCCGGTTGGCAGATGATTGCCGAAGCCGATTGCGTGATCGCCGTAGGAACTGAGTTGGCGGATACGGACTTCTGGCGCGACCGCATCGAAATAAGCGCTAACTTGATTCGTATTGATGTGGACCCAGAGAAGATGACCGGGATTTATCCCGCCAAGGTTGCCATGGTAGCCGACTCGGTCATCACGCTGCGCGCCCTGAATAATCAGTTGGCCGTCCGAGAAAAGGCGGCGGCTGAGGAGCGGGTGAGACAATTGAGGGCGGCATTGCAAGACAACTTGCCATTGATGTATCAATCTCATCAACAGGTGTTAGCCGCTATTCGCGACGGCTTGTCGCCGGCCACTGTGATCAGTACTGACATGACGCAATTGGCTTACTCTGGAAATATCTTCTATTCGGTAGAACAACCTAATAAATGGCTCCACCCAACGGGCTACGGGACCTTGGGTTACGCGCTACCCAGCGCAATTGGCGCCGCGATTGGCGAACCGTTACCTGTGGTGGTGTTAGTGGGAGACGGTGGTTTGCAATACACCATTAATGAGCTCGCCACGGCGGCGGAATATCTATCCGAGCAGAGTTTCATTGTGTTGATGTGGAATAACAGTCGTTTAGGGCAGATTTGGGACGACATGGAATTGCGAAATATTGAGCCGGTTGCGGTCGCGATGCATAACCCTGACTTCGAACTCCTTGCGCGGGGCTACCATTTTGGTTATCAAAAGATCAGTCAAATGAGTGAGATAGCGGCAACGTTGCAGCGCCTTCAAGCCGAATCCGGCTGTTGGTTTGTGGAGTTAGATGCCAATGCTTTGGAGCAACGAGATTAA
- the nhaC gene encoding Na+/H+ antiporter NhaC, whose amino-acid sequence MPRKIVNGWDALFITLLIIFFIGGAIATFGADSLAGATQVALFFSAICTGLIGVKNGLSWDDIEDTIVATVGRAVMPLIIFLAVGCLIAGLMISGAVPTLLYYGLGMLSPTFFYPLACLLTALVALCTGSSWTTAATVGVALIGVAMGFDLSLPIAAGAIISGAYFGDKMSPLSETTNLASAIGGADLFVHIRHMIWVSGPSFAISLAAFFMIGLASELPADLGDKIELMQRTLDQQFNLSLLNTLPILALLYMSYKQQPALLAISAGVGLAVIVSFITQYELILRTITLLYGADGSMLMTLWKVIYDGFLIETGVKELDDLLSRGGMESMVFMVWLVLCSMMLSATLSATGYIQYLLNKLRAIIRGTGSLIATTIGTSVTVNMLTGDQYLSLVLPGQMWKDEYEKRGLKPENLTRTLEDGGTITSPLVPWGACGVFMAGTLGVPTLEYLLFCFFCLLNPLIAICYGIFNIRISHQSSATELKRASS is encoded by the coding sequence ATGCCAAGAAAAATAGTCAACGGATGGGACGCCCTATTCATCACGTTGTTGATCATCTTTTTCATCGGGGGAGCGATTGCCACCTTTGGTGCTGATTCACTCGCGGGCGCTACCCAAGTTGCCCTTTTTTTTAGCGCCATCTGCACCGGTCTAATCGGGGTTAAGAATGGGCTTAGCTGGGATGACATCGAAGATACCATTGTAGCTACTGTTGGCCGCGCTGTAATGCCCCTGATCATATTTTTAGCGGTTGGTTGCCTCATTGCTGGATTGATGATTTCCGGAGCTGTCCCAACGCTACTTTATTATGGTTTAGGTATGCTCTCGCCTACCTTCTTCTATCCGCTAGCCTGTTTACTCACGGCTTTGGTTGCACTGTGTACCGGCAGCTCGTGGACCACGGCGGCTACGGTTGGCGTGGCACTCATTGGCGTAGCGATGGGCTTCGATTTATCACTACCGATTGCCGCCGGTGCAATTATTTCTGGTGCGTACTTTGGTGACAAAATGTCACCCCTATCCGAAACGACCAACCTGGCCTCAGCGATAGGCGGTGCGGATCTATTCGTTCATATTCGGCATATGATCTGGGTATCCGGCCCCAGCTTTGCTATTAGCCTAGCGGCATTTTTTATGATTGGCCTTGCCTCGGAGCTACCGGCTGACTTAGGCGACAAGATTGAGCTTATGCAGCGCACCCTGGACCAACAGTTTAACCTCAGTTTACTCAACACACTGCCTATCCTCGCGCTGCTGTATATGAGTTACAAACAACAACCTGCACTACTCGCTATTTCGGCGGGCGTAGGTTTAGCCGTTATCGTCAGCTTCATCACTCAGTACGAGCTAATTCTTCGAACCATCACACTACTTTATGGGGCCGATGGTTCCATGCTTATGACCCTATGGAAGGTGATCTACGATGGCTTTTTGATTGAAACGGGAGTTAAAGAACTCGATGATCTGCTATCTCGCGGCGGCATGGAGTCAATGGTCTTCATGGTGTGGTTAGTTCTCTGTTCAATGATGCTTTCAGCAACCTTGAGCGCCACCGGTTATATTCAATACCTATTAAATAAGCTGCGCGCCATTATTCGCGGAACTGGCTCGCTCATTGCCACTACGATTGGCACCTCGGTCACCGTTAACATGCTTACCGGAGACCAATATCTTTCACTGGTACTACCCGGACAGATGTGGAAGGATGAATACGAGAAGCGAGGACTAAAGCCTGAGAACTTAACCCGCACCCTCGAGGATGGCGGCACGATTACTTCGCCCTTGGTCCCCTGGGGGGCGTGTGGCGTATTTATGGCCGGCACACTCGGCGTACCAACGCTCGAGTATTTACTATTTTGCTTCTTCTGTCTGCTCAATCCACTGATTGCCATTTGCTACGGCATCTTCAACATTCGGATTAGCCATCAGAGCTCAGCAACCGAACTAAAACGGGCTAGTTCCTAA
- a CDS encoding 5'-nucleotidase C-terminal domain-containing protein: MLRIALFSLLFLSLHSIASAPVQLRIISTGDLNGQLLSYDYIADQETDEFGLARAATLIRMARSESDNSVTVDSGDLLKGSPMAAWAAQQTFTQANGGHPAYQALDHLDFNAAALGDSDFYYGLDYLMHSASLSNLPIVSANLYRRGINGQRGPHLLKPWYIESRQLRDIAGNIHRVNIGYIGFTDPNSLRQDNALQSRVETRSILASAREELPRLRAAGADVIIVLAHTSLSAVDSSLPTQRNVLESLAREPLVDAIIFNQTNGNFPNPALQTPYRVDAVHGKIFGTPAVATQRAGQQVGVIDLWLRKDRGSWTVGRSQVEIRSVQRPGRNVVEYKGLSLRLADAHRKTRHFANRPIGRTNQSLSSLLAQLQTDTATQLLHQVQLDYASKQLTLEDSTPLLSLVSPPLVGDNGNNPEAYTWIPTGVVTYRQAAGIFPRNGKLNIVRVPPALVVEVLECSAGQYLQLSRARDDAQPLLSKEFSPANFVDVSGMSYEIDLSKSPRYSNDCAAFSAHDHRIRVSPYDQALFSLDSILLVVEDSQLARIQQSFPNIEIDLIHRAGSSLQEQLIRTFEAANVAGVSIPLEQHWQFAAVPSFFQLNAGFATHSDPRFQHYIAANATLNARYLAVGPDGFGVYRLQFPSIEPNLPDTYVPSPELEFALPQIATTIETPIEEQRSRHIEEPASLQLDGVTVKATPLRFSPEEQIEVGRPETPEGG, from the coding sequence TTGTTACGCATTGCGCTCTTCAGCTTACTATTTTTATCGCTCCACAGCATTGCTTCCGCCCCTGTGCAGTTGCGGATCATCAGTACCGGTGATCTAAACGGCCAGCTGCTATCCTATGACTATATCGCTGATCAAGAGACCGATGAATTCGGCCTAGCTCGAGCCGCCACCCTTATTCGAATGGCAAGGAGCGAATCAGATAACAGCGTAACCGTAGACTCTGGAGATCTACTCAAAGGCAGCCCCATGGCAGCCTGGGCTGCGCAGCAAACTTTCACTCAAGCAAATGGCGGACATCCCGCCTACCAAGCCCTTGACCACCTAGACTTCAACGCTGCAGCACTGGGAGATAGTGACTTCTATTACGGCCTTGACTATCTGATGCACTCGGCATCACTTAGTAATCTGCCTATTGTTAGCGCCAATCTCTATCGCCGCGGTATCAACGGTCAACGCGGCCCACACCTCTTGAAGCCTTGGTATATCGAGTCGCGGCAGCTGCGAGACATCGCCGGAAACATTCATCGTGTCAACATTGGTTACATTGGCTTTACGGATCCCAACTCACTCCGCCAAGACAACGCGCTGCAATCTCGAGTAGAAACTCGCTCCATCCTCGCGTCAGCTCGTGAAGAACTACCACGATTAAGAGCAGCTGGTGCTGATGTGATTATTGTCCTGGCTCACACCTCTCTCTCAGCCGTTGACTCGAGTCTGCCCACTCAACGAAACGTCCTTGAGTCACTCGCCAGAGAACCCCTGGTTGATGCCATTATATTCAATCAAACTAACGGTAATTTTCCGAACCCAGCTCTGCAAACGCCCTATCGAGTTGACGCCGTTCACGGGAAGATTTTTGGCACACCTGCGGTAGCAACTCAACGAGCAGGACAACAAGTAGGTGTGATCGATTTATGGCTTCGCAAGGATCGTGGTAGCTGGACCGTTGGTCGCTCACAGGTAGAGATCCGCTCCGTTCAAAGACCTGGCCGAAATGTCGTAGAGTACAAAGGGCTAAGCCTTCGACTAGCCGATGCCCATCGAAAGACTCGCCACTTTGCCAACCGACCCATTGGTAGAACCAATCAAAGCTTGAGTAGTCTTCTGGCGCAGCTCCAAACGGACACAGCCACTCAGCTGTTACATCAAGTACAACTTGACTATGCCTCCAAGCAGCTCACGCTAGAGGACTCAACACCGTTGCTATCCTTAGTGTCACCGCCGTTAGTGGGTGATAACGGTAACAATCCAGAGGCTTATACTTGGATTCCTACTGGTGTGGTAACCTACCGTCAGGCCGCCGGCATCTTTCCTCGCAACGGTAAATTAAACATTGTCCGAGTTCCGCCGGCCTTAGTGGTAGAGGTGTTAGAGTGTTCCGCTGGTCAATACCTCCAGCTCAGCAGAGCTCGCGATGATGCCCAACCATTACTAAGTAAGGAATTCTCACCGGCAAATTTTGTCGATGTTAGTGGCATGTCCTACGAGATAGACCTCTCGAAGTCTCCTCGGTATAGCAATGACTGTGCTGCCTTTTCGGCGCATGACCATCGCATTCGAGTTTCGCCCTATGACCAAGCGCTATTTTCACTGGACTCAATCCTCTTGGTTGTTGAGGACAGCCAGCTAGCACGAATTCAACAGAGCTTTCCAAACATTGAGATTGACCTCATTCATCGTGCTGGTAGCTCCCTACAGGAACAGCTCATTCGAACCTTTGAGGCGGCTAATGTCGCAGGCGTTTCCATTCCACTCGAACAACATTGGCAATTCGCCGCGGTGCCGTCCTTCTTCCAACTCAACGCCGGCTTTGCAACGCATTCAGACCCGCGTTTTCAACACTATATTGCCGCCAACGCGACACTTAACGCGCGCTATCTAGCTGTTGGTCCCGACGGCTTCGGCGTGTACCGCTTACAATTTCCTTCGATAGAGCCAAATCTACCCGACACCTACGTGCCATCACCAGAACTGGAATTTGCCTTACCGCAGATTGCTACCACTATTGAGACGCCTATTGAAGAACAGCGCTCTCGGCATATTGAGGAGCCTGCTTCGTTGCAGCTTGATGGGGTGACGGTGAAGGCAACGCCGTTAAGATTTAGCCCCGAGGAGCAGATTGAAGTGGGAAGACCTGAAACGCCAGAGGGTGGCTAA
- the thiI gene encoding tRNA uracil 4-sulfurtransferase ThiI produces the protein MQFVVKLFPEITIKSKPVRKQLIAKLRTNITRSLKLIDRSVVVKSTWDKLDIFTDVDEVKGREMIDVLAHIAGIANFIVVKEYEFVDLDDTIEKVAEVNRERLRDKTFVVRVKRVGTHDFNSHEAEQKIGGGILAKLETGGVDLHHPDETVRVEIRKKRLFVVEQVIQGLGGYPIGGLDPVLSLISGGFDSTVSTYLTMKRGMPTHFCFFNLGGRAHEIAVKEVAYYLWERFGSSYRVRFVSIPFEGVVDELLTNVNNRYMGVILKRMMLRAAAEVAEQLEIEALVTGESVAQVSSQTLRNLSVIDQVTDMLVLRPLATMDKTEIIRTSAHIGTEEFSKSIPEYCGVISVNPTTRARMHKVEIEEERFNFEVLKEAVASARNVGIESVVHDVLEGYEEAPEVDHAEVNEVIIDIRHPDEVDLRPIDLGPGHLEIPFYELSAKFLELDSNQRYLLYCDRGVMSGLHAQQLLADGYQNVAVYRPAAS, from the coding sequence ATGCAATTCGTCGTTAAGCTATTCCCCGAAATCACCATTAAAAGTAAGCCTGTTCGAAAGCAGCTGATCGCCAAGCTCCGAACCAATATTACGCGCTCGTTAAAGTTGATTGACCGCAGCGTGGTGGTTAAAAGTACTTGGGACAAATTAGACATCTTTACGGATGTTGATGAGGTTAAAGGGCGAGAGATGATCGATGTGCTGGCGCATATCGCCGGTATCGCTAATTTCATCGTGGTTAAGGAATACGAGTTTGTCGACTTAGATGACACTATTGAGAAGGTAGCCGAAGTAAACCGAGAGCGCCTGCGTGACAAGACCTTTGTTGTGCGTGTTAAACGCGTGGGGACTCATGATTTCAACTCCCATGAGGCCGAGCAAAAGATCGGCGGTGGGATTCTGGCCAAGCTTGAAACTGGCGGTGTTGATTTACATCATCCAGACGAAACGGTCCGTGTAGAGATTCGCAAGAAGCGTTTGTTTGTGGTTGAGCAGGTTATTCAGGGGCTGGGTGGTTATCCTATTGGCGGCTTGGATCCGGTACTAAGTCTCATCTCTGGAGGTTTTGACTCCACTGTATCTACCTACCTCACTATGAAGCGAGGCATGCCAACGCACTTTTGCTTCTTTAACCTGGGTGGCCGGGCTCACGAAATAGCGGTGAAAGAAGTCGCTTACTATCTTTGGGAGCGTTTCGGATCTTCGTATCGAGTCCGGTTCGTCAGTATTCCCTTTGAGGGCGTAGTGGACGAACTATTAACCAATGTGAATAATCGTTACATGGGTGTGATCCTTAAGCGGATGATGCTTCGCGCGGCAGCAGAGGTCGCTGAGCAACTTGAGATTGAAGCGTTAGTAACCGGCGAATCTGTTGCTCAGGTAAGCTCGCAAACATTGCGCAATCTTTCGGTTATTGACCAAGTGACAGACATGCTCGTACTTCGCCCGCTGGCGACCATGGATAAGACTGAAATTATTCGTACTTCGGCACACATCGGCACCGAGGAGTTTTCCAAGTCAATCCCTGAATACTGCGGCGTGATATCGGTTAATCCAACTACTCGCGCTAGGATGCACAAGGTTGAGATTGAGGAAGAGCGATTTAATTTTGAGGTGTTGAAAGAGGCTGTTGCTTCAGCTCGAAATGTGGGTATCGAATCCGTGGTACATGACGTACTTGAGGGATACGAAGAAGCCCCTGAGGTTGATCATGCAGAGGTAAATGAAGTTATTATTGATATTCGTCATCCTGATGAAGTTGATCTCCGACCAATAGATCTTGGCCCAGGACACTTGGAAATACCATTCTATGAGCTGTCAGCTAAGTTTCTTGAGCTCGATAGCAATCAGCGTTATTTACTCTACTGTGACCGTGGCGTGATGAGCGGGCTTCATGCTCAGCAGTTGTTAGCGGATGGCTATCAAAATGTTGCGGTCTATCGCCCGGCAGCTAGTTGA
- the glnA gene encoding glutamate--ammonia ligase: MADNTLGLIKEHDVTWIDLRFTDTHGKEQHVSIPVTELNDDFFTEGKMFDGSSIAGWKGINESDMILMPDDSSAVMDPFTDEPTLIIRCDIVEPNTGQGYERDPRSVAKRAEAYLESTGLGDTAYFGPEPEFFVFDGIRWNDSMSGCFYEIESEEAAWNSGKNYEGGNMGHRPGVKGGYFPVAPVDSLHDIRAAMCSAMTAMGLEVEVHHHEVGTAGQCEIGVRFNTLVRKADEVQMLKYCVHNVAHAYGKTATFMPKPVVGDNGSGMHLHQSFSKDGVNQFAGDEYAGLSETALYYIGGIIKHAKALNAFANASTNSYKRLVPGFEAPVMLAYSARNRSASIRIPFVPSPKAKRVEVRFGDPTANPYLMFSAMLMAGLDGIKNKIHPGDAADKDLYDLPPEEAAAYPTVAGSFDEALAALDADRDFLTAGGVFTNDMIDAFIELKNEEVTRLAMTPHPVEFDMYYSV; the protein is encoded by the coding sequence ATGGCAGATAACACTTTAGGTCTCATTAAAGAGCATGACGTAACTTGGATCGATCTACGTTTTACGGATACTCACGGCAAAGAGCAGCACGTCTCTATCCCTGTAACCGAATTGAACGATGACTTCTTCACAGAAGGTAAAATGTTCGACGGCTCTTCAATTGCTGGCTGGAAGGGCATTAACGAATCAGACATGATCCTTATGCCTGACGATAGCTCTGCTGTAATGGACCCGTTCACTGACGAACCTACCCTAATTATTCGTTGTGACATTGTTGAGCCTAACACTGGGCAAGGTTACGAGCGCGACCCACGTTCTGTTGCAAAGCGCGCTGAAGCTTACCTAGAAAGCACCGGTCTTGGCGACACTGCTTACTTCGGACCAGAGCCTGAATTCTTCGTATTCGACGGCATTCGCTGGAACGACAGCATGAGCGGTTGTTTCTACGAGATCGAATCAGAAGAAGCAGCTTGGAACAGCGGCAAAAACTACGAAGGCGGTAACATGGGCCACCGTCCTGGTGTTAAGGGCGGTTACTTCCCAGTAGCACCTGTTGACTCACTGCATGATATCCGTGCTGCGATGTGTTCAGCTATGACAGCTATGGGCCTAGAAGTTGAAGTACACCACCACGAAGTTGGTACCGCTGGTCAGTGTGAAATCGGTGTTCGTTTCAACACGCTAGTTCGCAAGGCTGATGAAGTTCAAATGCTTAAGTACTGTGTTCACAACGTTGCGCATGCATACGGCAAGACAGCTACTTTCATGCCTAAGCCGGTAGTTGGCGACAACGGTTCTGGTATGCACTTGCACCAGTCGTTCTCTAAAGACGGCGTTAACCAGTTCGCTGGTGATGAGTACGCGGGACTATCTGAAACTGCTCTTTACTACATTGGCGGTATCATCAAGCACGCTAAAGCACTTAACGCTTTCGCAAACGCTTCAACTAACTCGTACAAGCGTCTTGTACCGGGCTTTGAAGCGCCGGTTATGCTTGCTTACTCAGCACGTAACCGCTCTGCATCTATTCGTATTCCTTTCGTACCTAGCCCGAAGGCTAAGCGTGTAGAAGTTCGTTTCGGTGACCCAACAGCTAACCCATACCTCATGTTCTCAGCAATGTTGATGGCTGGCCTTGACGGCATTAAGAACAAGATCCACCCTGGCGATGCAGCTGACAAAGATCTTTACGATCTTCCACCAGAAGAAGCAGCGGCTTACCCGACTGTTGCTGGTAGCTTCGACGAAGCACTTGCTGCCCTCGACGCGGATCGTGATTTCTTGACGGCCGGTGGCGTATTCACCAACGACATGATCGATGCATTCATCGAGCTTAAGAATGAGGAAGTGACTCGCCTAGCGATGACTCCACACCCTGTTGAGTTTGACATGTACTACTCAGTATAA
- a CDS encoding DUF4124 domain-containing protein, whose translation MSRSLCLLLIVISCTFCAMTTSADIYKYRDANGNIVYSDTPVEGAERVDIVVYNPATPGESTAQQESSASSPHTTQDDEPVSYSLAITSPVHDSTVPMGQETLSVSLALTPSAPVETTYRLLANGSPIAQGNQNTFVLEQLYRGELVLTAEALDSDGEVIATAIAVTVHVKRASRRITNLPTGGS comes from the coding sequence ATGAGTCGCTCCCTTTGCCTGTTGTTAATCGTTATTTCATGCACCTTCTGTGCCATGACGACCTCTGCTGATATCTATAAATATCGCGATGCCAACGGCAATATTGTCTACTCTGATACCCCAGTCGAAGGTGCAGAGCGGGTAGACATAGTAGTTTACAACCCTGCTACACCCGGCGAATCCACCGCTCAGCAGGAGTCTTCAGCCAGTTCACCTCATACTACTCAAGATGATGAGCCGGTGAGCTATAGCTTGGCAATTACTAGCCCCGTACACGACTCAACCGTACCTATGGGACAGGAAACGCTCTCGGTCAGTCTTGCGCTCACACCATCCGCACCAGTCGAGACCACTTACCGTCTTCTGGCTAACGGCTCCCCCATTGCCCAAGGAAATCAAAATACCTTTGTCTTAGAGCAACTCTACCGCGGGGAGTTGGTATTAACGGCGGAAGCACTAGACAGCGATGGCGAAGTCATCGCAACGGCAATAGCGGTAACCGTTCACGTGAAGCGGGCAAGTCGACGAATAACTAATTTACCCACCGGCGGAAGTTAA
- the glnL gene encoding nitrogen regulation protein NR(II), whose translation MIQQQSQFYKHLVENLNVAVIVLSDELNIKFLNPAAEMLIGLANTRADNIALPLVVESPIPLEKQLSTSVANLQVISQRAAEWSLLMTGDACVVDYTITPLSNGSHTELLIEVEKIDRWLKISKEEAMQAAHATSRSIIRGMAHEIKNPLGGIIGAAQLLERQYDDSDLHEYSNIIIEEANRLRNLVDRMLGPRRPPEFQLLNLHELLERTLGIISSEHEEKLLISRDYDPSIPDIAVDKEQLIQALLNLLGNAAEAMLNANTPDAEINIKTRVIKRHRVDSKHAQMMVCIDISDCGPGVPDALKETLFFPMVSGSAQGSGLGLSITQSIIHQHNGTIEYRSVPGDTHFLIYLPLEDDNA comes from the coding sequence GTGATTCAACAGCAATCCCAATTTTACAAGCATTTGGTTGAGAACCTGAATGTTGCCGTCATCGTTCTGAGTGACGAGCTCAACATTAAGTTTTTGAATCCAGCCGCCGAAATGCTCATCGGCTTAGCGAATACTCGCGCCGATAATATTGCTTTACCGTTAGTGGTAGAGAGCCCAATTCCTCTTGAGAAACAGCTGAGCACCTCGGTAGCTAACCTCCAGGTCATCTCTCAACGCGCTGCCGAGTGGTCCCTACTAATGACTGGCGACGCCTGTGTCGTGGACTACACCATTACGCCACTAAGTAACGGCAGTCACACTGAGCTCTTGATCGAAGTAGAAAAGATTGATCGCTGGCTAAAAATCTCGAAAGAGGAAGCAATGCAGGCAGCTCACGCCACCAGCCGCTCGATTATCCGCGGCATGGCACACGAAATCAAAAACCCGCTAGGAGGCATCATTGGCGCAGCACAACTGCTGGAACGCCAGTACGATGATAGTGACCTACATGAATACTCGAATATTATTATCGAAGAGGCTAATCGGCTTCGAAATCTAGTAGATAGAATGCTCGGTCCCCGCCGTCCCCCTGAGTTCCAATTACTTAACTTACACGAATTACTTGAAAGAACATTGGGCATCATTAGCTCAGAGCACGAAGAAAAGCTGCTTATAAGTCGTGATTACGATCCCAGCATCCCCGATATCGCGGTGGATAAAGAACAGCTGATCCAAGCATTGCTCAATTTATTGGGAAATGCCGCCGAGGCGATGCTCAACGCGAACACTCCAGACGCTGAAATCAACATCAAAACACGGGTTATTAAACGTCACCGAGTAGACTCCAAGCACGCACAGATGATGGTCTGTATTGACATCTCCGATTGCGGACCAGGGGTACCCGACGCGCTGAAGGAAACCCTCTTCTTTCCCATGGTAAGTGGCTCAGCTCAGGGTAGCGGACTTGGACTATCAATCACTCAATCTATTATTCACCAGCATAACGGTACCATTGAATACCGAAGTGTTCCCGGCGATACCCACTTCCTAATTTATCTACCGCTTGAGGATGACAATGCCTAA